The Macaca thibetana thibetana isolate TM-01 chromosome 11, ASM2454274v1, whole genome shotgun sequence genome window below encodes:
- the LOC126930135 gene encoding LOW QUALITY PROTEIN: NADH dehydrogenase [ubiquinone] flavoprotein 2, mitochondrial-like (The sequence of the model RefSeq protein was modified relative to this genomic sequence to represent the inferred CDS: substituted 1 base at 1 genomic stop codon), with the protein MFFSAALRARAAGLTTHWGRHVRNLHKTAMQNGAGGALFVHRDTPENNPDTPFDFTPENYKRIEAIVKNYPEGHKAAAVLPVLDLAQRQNGWLPISAMNKVAEVLQVPPMRVYEVATFYTMYNRKPVGKYHIQVCTTTPCMLRNSDSILEAIPXKLGIKVGETTPDKLFTLIEVECLGACVNAPMVQINDNYYEDLTPKDIEEIIDELKAGKIPKPGPRSGRFSCEPAGGLTSLTEPPKGPGFGVQAGL; encoded by the coding sequence ATGTTCTTCTCCGCGGCGCTCCGGGCCAGGGCGGCTGGCCTCACCACCCACTGGGGAAGACATGTAAGGAATTTACATAAGACAGCTATGCAAAATGGAGCTGGAGGTGCTTTATTTGTGCACAGAGATACTCCTGAAAATAACCCTGATACTCCATTTGATTTCACACCAGAAAACTATAAGAGGATAGAGGCAATAGTAAAAAACTATCCAGAAGGCCATAAAGCAGCAGCTGTTCTTCCAGTCCTGGATTTAGCCCAAAGGCAGAATGGGTGGTTGCCCATCTCTGCTATGAACAAGGTTGCAGAAGTTTTACAAGTACCTCCAATGAGAGTATATGAAGTAGCAACTTTTTATACAATGTATAATCGAAAGCCAGTTGGAAAGTATCACATTCAGGTCTGCACTACTACACCCTGCATGCTTCGAAACTCTGACAGCATACTGGAGGCCATTCCGTAAAAGCTTGGAATAAAGGTTGGGGAGACTACACCTGACAAACTTTTTACTCTTATAGAAGTGGAATGTTTAGGGGCCTGTGTGAACGCACCAATGGTTCAAATAAATGACAATTACTATGAGGATTTGACACCTAAGGATATTGAAGAAATTATTGATGAGCTCAAGGCTGGCAAAATCCCAAAACCTGGGCCAAGGAGTGGACGCTTCTCTTGTGAGCCAGCTGGAGGTCTTACCTCTTTGACTGAACCACCCAAGGGACCTGGCTTTGGTGTACAAGCAGGCCTTTAA